Within the Bacteroidota bacterium genome, the region TTGAAACAATTAAACTTGTCCGGGAATATCTTGTTTGATCATTTTTAACAGTCAGGTTTTGCCAATAGTTATTTCTATTTATTAATATTGTATATGCACAGCGTATTAACCTTCACATTCATCAACCTCAGCCTGATAGATATCATTGATATTTTACTGGTGGCATTGCTACTATACCGGATGTATTACCTGGTGAAAGGAACAGTCGCGGTAAATATTTTCATTGGTATTTTATTTGTTTACCTGCTATGGCTCATTGTTAAATATATGGAGATGCGCCTGTTTGGCAGCATTCTCGAAAAATTCATTGATGTCGGTTTTATCGCGCTGATAGTAGTGTTCCAGCCCGAGATCAGACGATTCCTGCTGTTTATAGGAACCACAAGTTTTAAAGGTGTAGCCAAAGGTGTTTTTGATTTCAGGTGGCAGGCACAGCGTTCGTTCGAACTGGACATCCCATCGATAGTTAAGGCTTGCCGTAATATGGCCGAGAATAAGACCGGGGCCATTATTGTTATCACTAAAAACGCGGAGCTGAAATTTTACGCAAACACAGGCGAGCCGGTTGATGCC harbors:
- a CDS encoding TIGR00159 family protein, producing the protein MHSVLTFTFINLSLIDIIDILLVALLLYRMYYLVKGTVAVNIFIGILFVYLLWLIVKYMEMRLFGSILEKFIDVGFIALIVVFQPEIRRFLLFIGTTSFKGVAKGVFDFRWQAQRSFELDIPSIVKACRNMAENKTGAIIVITKNAELKFYANTGEPVDARVSVKLIESIFYKNSPLHDGAIVISDNIIKAARCVLPVTESSEFPADLGMRHRAAVGITENSDAIAIVVSEQTGEIAVSQDGDLKENLTPEKLRDFLEMKFR